One Rosa chinensis cultivar Old Blush chromosome 5, RchiOBHm-V2, whole genome shotgun sequence genomic region harbors:
- the LOC112164876 gene encoding WD and tetratricopeptide repeats protein 1-like — protein MQITNGFFDICNRETGLRRPRRFARQFSANQSILKQLDMYGELKGHNDYVSSIEFNSIGDLLVSGSYDKQVIFWNWETKTRRLSYDSGHLKMVSQTKIMPVTNDRRIVTACAVGQFV, from the exons ATGCAAATCACTAATGGCTTCTTCGATATTTGCAACCGAGAGACGGGCCTACGGCGACCCAGACGCTTTGCTCGTCAGTTCTCTGCTAACCag AGCATCTTAAAGCAATTAGATATGTATGGGGAATTAAAGGGGCATAACGATTATGTAAGCTCCATAGAATTCAACTCCATTGGTGACCTCCTTGTGTCAGGGTCTTATGATAAACAAGTCATATTTTGGAACTGGGAAACTAAAACTAGAAGACTCTCTTATGATTCTGGACACTTGAAGATGGTATCTCAGACAAAGATAATGCCTGTCACGAATGATCGGAGAATAGTAACCGCTTGTGCGGTTGGTCAG TTTGTTTGA